Within Aspergillus oryzae RIB40 DNA, chromosome 2, the genomic segment ttttttgGTCACTGTGTTGGTGGTACTCATGGGTTGTATGGAAGAACGCGTGTGCTTCGTGTAGGTATAGTACTAAGATTTATTGGCATTGCCTCTTATTATGTATTATACCTAGTTATTGGAGAAGTAAAGAGATCTGGTGTACTTTGTACTGTacctcttcttgttgttctaATTTGAGGTTATATCGTTCTTGTATGGCGTAATAAAAGTGAGCTTCCTGTATTCGAATTACACGAAGTCGCTCTTCGTTACATGTAGTCTTTGGAGATGGACAAACTGGACTACAAAATTCAATAAGCATCACATGACCATAATAATCACGATATTTTCTTGCCCTAGACGATAAGTTGGACGATGGGATTAAGGTATATTCAATAGAGATTATCTTTCTATGCTGAGATGTTGCATACTGACTTTCGTCTCCATTATGTTATGGCGTTTCAGGCGTCAATCATGCCAAACTTAAGATGTTGCCTTAATATTTGTAAATCTGGTAAATGGCTCAGCATTTCCTCTCTACTTGTAAATTCGGTAGATTCAAAGCTGTGTATTCCCTGTTCTTAGACTACTTGGGTGGGCATTATATGACTTGATTTAGATATCGTTTCTAGAGCAGGTGACTTTAGAACTCTGGGTCTTGCTCTTGGTGAAAGTATATCGACTCCTCTCCTCAAGTCCTTCATATGAACTTTCCAATAGATGCCAGTTCCaaatgtttcttctctgagGCTCATGCGGGCTTGCACTATAGTAGTGCTTAGTACGGCTTGAAGTAACCCAAAGAAGCGTCAAAGAAGGCATGGGAATTGACGGGGAAATAGAAACCGACGCAAGGAGCTGATCTACTTGACTAGGTTTAAGTTTCAATGAAGTAATCCGCGTGTAACATATTGAATCAGTGGTACAGCAACTTATTAGGGCTGATCCACCTGAAacttttgcctctttttaTAGACTCCAATACCGAGACGCACCAATCTCTGCCGGGAATTACCATTGCAATATGACGACCACTGCTTAAATTGAGAATAGTGACTTGAAGATACGAAGTAACTTTTGTAGCGGCTCTATATCAACCTGAAGAGGATTTATTTCACTTAGGCAAATAGTCTaagcttcaagctctttTTGACCACACCAAGGACGGCACCCCAGCTCTATCAGAACAAGCTTATATAAGAGGCACGTCATTACTGACCTAGACAATGCCCGGTAAACAAGGGAAAGCTTATATCAATCTCGAAAACACCCGCCTTCAGTCGGTATATAGCGGATAACTCACCCACCTACCACTTGAAGCCCAAACAGTCCAGGTTAATGGAACTTTGATCTGCCTTATTCTCCAATTGGAACGCAGCCATCACCTCGTATCCTGTTCTAGTGCAGACGCCAGAAGTTTCCTGATCTGAACTCCCGTTCTAACGCAGATCTGTGCAATAGCTTCGTCCCTTGGTCTTGTGAGATGCTGGAGAGgattataattattataggCTCAACGTTGCATATATGGCCCATATTTCCGCCCAGCCTACGCTCGATCGGTCTGCGGTCTCATGATATAAACAAAATTCATCAAAAACGCCTGTAAATTTTCGTGAACAGGGGTATTCTGCGGTGAATCCCCGTGGGTGCTCGGGGTGACCCATTAAGGTTTGCAAGCCAAAAACCGATAGTCTCACAATGACGCCAAAGATTGAGGACCTGTTTGAAAGTTGGTGCACAACCTAAAATGCTTCCATGGACGGGAGCGAGAGGAGCAGTTCCTGTTAATTTTCGTGTAGTGGATCGAGGTTGCATCCCCGGGCTCTTCGGCCTCTGACTCGTGTGTTGGGACTGCGAGCGGCCCGAGTTAAAGGTTGAGATTCACGGCGGAGTTTTTGCTGTGTTCAGCTCGTGAGGGGTTGcggggaggaaggaggagaaaccCGGTACTGGTGGGTCGAATCTGGCGGGGAAATGTTGGAGGgcggaaaagagaaacgCCATCTCTCTCACCCCCCTGTTTTCTCGTGCGTTCCCGGTTTGAGAGCACTCAAAGGTTGAAGATCTCAAACGTGTGATTCTTACTTACTAAAGGGTTTGATTGTAGGTTTGTGGCTTTCTATTCAGTATTGATTTCTTTGGCGGAAACTTGAGTAGCTTGGAGGGTTGTCGGGAAGTATAATAAAGTGGTTTGCGTGAAGGATCTAGATCGGCGTATTCTCGATGCGTATTTTCGTTCTGGTTTGGAGTCGTATCGGAACTTGGGATTACATACGATGGTACTTATGGTGTACGCGAGAGTGAACTTGCGAGTACTTTGTTTCTACTTCGACTAACCTACTAGTTTACGATGggtctttttgttcttcgaGGCAACTGAAGGTAACTTGGAGGTACTGTAATATGATGGACATGGTTAATTCTCCCAAGACGACATGGGCCAGGGTGATGGCCGCACTTTGGAAATGTTCAGCCAAAATTCCACTGCAGGTGCAGACCGGAGCTGCCGATAGCCAGCTGCATGTCATGGTGAGATGCATGCTGTTATCAGTAAACCACTACAAAATCCTGATCCCACTCTATGTGGCTGGAATGTAGCTGGGAATATAGAGGTCCAACCGTCGGATACGTTGACAGACGATCTATGATAGTTTTCGTTTATAATTTTAAGGTTGAACGGCCTGCTCTGGGAGAGTGGAAACACTCGAAAGATTCCCAACCAGGTGTCCACAATTGTTCAAGTCATGCTTATTGTCTAAATGCATAGTATCCACGGTGTCAAGGCAAAATTATCCGGTTTGTGCTCGGTATCTTGAGCATTTGTTGGATCTCGTGAAACTCAAGCTGTAGAATAATGGCGTTGATCTAGAGTTAACCCAAGGCTTTGAGCAATTCGCTCAAAGCAATCACAGGAAGATAAGCTTGACGAGCGTACTGTACGACTCGGCAACATACTGTAGTCATACAGGAATCAGGCATTGGAAATTCGCAGGGGGTTCTTCTGGAGACCTGAAGCATCCCTGATATTTGGCCCTGCCGGTGATATCATCAGGCGCTGATCGACTCTCAGGTTGACATCTAGACCatgccaatgacaacaaAAAAAGTCTGCATCACATCTGACAGTTAAATGATCCAATTATAGAAGAACTGATCTATGCCGTCATCGACCGCGCCGTATGAATCACGTGGTGAGAATATACACACGCACAAGCGGGTGTGATCGCTCTGCCCAATCTGCTGCACATATCTTTTGATTCAAtccaaaccaaaacaaagaaaagtaCCGGTGTTGCCAGAAAGCGGTCATCATTTCCAACACACTCTCCTGCTAACTCTGCCCCGACCGGTTCgcctattttctttttccctttcagcAAATGCAGGTCTGGGAACTGGCCATGTCGCTTGCGTTGGTCGTTCAATCTCATTGGGCAGGACCTGAGCACTGTCGATCTCGAGGTCACCAGGTCTATGAGTTGGCAATTTCATCACACTTCGAATTCTTCCCCTGCCCCAGAATCCGGGATAACCTACTGACAAGTCGACCGTGTCTCTTGGTGAACCTCGCTTTGTTTGCTTAGCGGAAATGCCGCCGATCGACGCAGTTGACGGCAGGTAAGTACTCCAGCAGCGTACCACCTTCGCATGATCCCCGGCTTTCGACCTTACATGGAACGCCTTACAGTTGGCATGGCTGACGGCTTCAACAGGCCCTGGCCCCACCTGGCAAAAGAGACGCTTGACGTTATCAGTCGACCCTAGAATCGTATTCGAAGGTCAGATCACTCCACCAGGTCCACCACGGTGCCACGAACCTCACCCCGTAATGGCTGGCACTTCATTTATGGGGTATATTTTCTGTGCGCCGTATTCTAGACCCCGGTCCATGTCGATCAGCGCCTCAAAACTGCTGATGGTGTGCTAAGATTGTTCCGGATGCTTGCACGCGCAgaggttttgctttttctcctccattcCCCCTGAAACTGACCCAACGGTCCGTAAATTTTCTTGATCACACGCTCACAATTACCCTTATTTTGACATAAATTAATATCCGCTGCTGAGTTGGCAAGCCCTCAGCCTCAACTTGTTGGCTTGCGCCACCGATCAATGACCCGTGGGACAGCATATCCCGCTTACTCAGTGCCAAATGGGTATGTATTTGACCTTGTTATACGTATTCTAGTCCTGCTATAAGTGTTGAGCCCTGTATTACCCTCCATGGTAGACTGAAGCCTGGTATCTTACATACGCTGTTTACTGGTTACACGGACTTGGTATTGACGCAGGTACTTACTCTCTTGGGATTTTGCTACCATCCAAGCCGGAGGCTCCTGTCTTTCACCGTGGACGCTTTCAGAAATAACCATGTGACATTATGACTTTTTATCGTAATCACCCATTATTGCAACGTTGTCTGCTCTTGCTGACAGTTCTACTAGGGCGTTTGGTCATCATACTGTGGACAtcatattattaataatatctAATGCTAACATTACACATATCCTTTTCAGGGCACGGCGCTAACTATGGTTGACTCTAGATAAGCTTCAGAAAGTTCACCATGTTACACGGCGGTAAAAAAAACCGACGATAGGGACTGCTTTGATGGAACAGATCGGCTTCCCAAGGAAGGCTTTAATTAGGGCTCATGACTTTTCTGGGAAGCGTCGCTCCCAACCTATAATTGCTGGTTTCGAGGGACCGGAGAACATGGACGAGTAGTCTGTGGCAGGTACCCCTTTCTTGCCGTCTACATTGAATAGCTTCATGTGCCGCGCCATGGTCGCCACAATCACTCCTAGATTAACGTAGGCAAACTTCTCTCCAATGCAGCGATGGCGGCCAGCGCCAAAGGGCAAATAAGGACTGGATGTTCCTTTGGACACAGTGCCATAGCCGTAGTCGACaatgtcctcttcatcctccttttCAACCCGGTTCTCCCAGCGATGGGGATCCCAGCGGGATGCGTTGGGGAAGTACTCGTCACTGAGAGCGGTCACACCGGGAGATGCTAGTAGAACGTGGTCTGCGGGGACGACGTAAGGTGTGCCAGGAACCGGCATCGGGTTCTTGACCTTGCGCATGAGAGAGTGAATGGAAAGATGTAAGCGCAGAGTTTCCTTGATGAGATTTTGATGAAGGGGCAAAAGATCCAGATCGCGGTACTGCAGTGGCGGAAGGGTTCTTCCATCCGGGCTGAGCTTTGTGATTTGCTCCTGATAGAGTTCTTCCATGACTGCAGGCTCAGAGGCTAGTCGTAACATGATCCAAGAGCTgatagatgacgatgagTGCTGACCTGCCATTAGTAAAGTGATCATCATATGGGCGATCTCCTTGTCCGGCAGAGGCTGTCCATTCTTGTAGGTACAATGCATGAGGTTCCAGATCATGTCCGAGGTCTCTCGGTCTGGGTTCTTGCGGCGCTCGTTAATGATATCCATATAGATCTCCCTCATGCGCGCATGGGCTGCATCCCGCTTCCGGTTACGCGGCAGCGGTGCCCACGGAAGCATGAAGTTGATCGGAGTGAACCCCCGATCAAGGTCATGATACAAGTCTGCGAATTCTGTAGTGAGCTTTTTGCGAACCTCCTCGCCTTGCAATGCTCGACCGGCAGTGAAAATAGTTAtttcagccatggcatccgTGATTTCGACCCTGCCAGATGTCCCTTTGAAGTTGGGGGATGTCTTGAGGTAGTCAAgcacttctttttcaatcAATGGTACATGCGACTCCAGTGCCGCCTGAGTAAGGCCAAACTTTATGAATTTTTTCTGCTCCATAAGCTTTGAATTTGGACAATCATACACAATGTCGGAGCCAAAGACTGGCGTGGTGAGCGGGCTATAGATCTCCTCGGCATTGACATCCTTCAGCTTGCCATTGAGAATGAATTCGTTGCCTTGAATGCCCAGATACACTGTGATCTTTCGACCAAGCAATATGAAGGTAAAGATGTCGCCATACTGCCAATTGGATTAGTAGCGGGCTCCGTACAACATTGTGGAATGAACATTACGGCGGCCGACTGACCTTTTGTctgcaagaaaagaaaaacgcATAAGGGTCCATCCCATAGGTAACGGTACTACCCAGGAAAGGGATCCAGTGGAAAACAAGGGGTGGATCAGTCTTATTACGGAAGAGGAGCTGGCGCAACAGATTTAGGACGATGATTGCCAGCAGGCCAGCAGCCGCGTAGGCGCTGACGAGAGTGAAGGATGCCATGCTGCgtgagaagatcatgaagacaaggacgaagaggaagggaagtgcgaagacccagaagatTACCGACTACTTTAAGGAAATTAGAGAGGCCACATGGATCTACCTTTCACAATGTGTATGCCTAATCTGGATGGAACCCTAACCAGCAACCATGAAGAGTCAAGGATAGCCAGACCATTACTAAACAGAAGCACTGCCCCTTTAGCAATCGGAACCACTCCAATTCTGCTGACACCACCCGGATATGCAACGCGATATACCTAGGTGACAGTGGGCCCCTATATTGGAGTACTTGGCATCGGCGGATGGGTTGGCATCCGAGTCGGACCACTCCAGATGCCCTAATTGATCAGCAACCCCTTGCAGCTTTAACGACGAAGAAACCCAGCCGGTGAATGTATACATATTATGTACACGGCAATTGGTTGATTGGACAACAcaattttcatttctttcgGGAGTTGCTATCTTTACTAGGTTGTTCTTGTCCTAGTCTAACATCCAGGTCCCAAAGCCTCGAAGTCTGCAAGGTACTGCGTCGACTGGGGCTATGTATTAAGCCATAAACCTAGGAGTGCTATAGATATTGTGACGTAAATAAAGTGCTGAGATGCGACGCTTCATGAAGTTTACTGTGGATATAGTGGCTGGGAATGAGCgtcttgtctttcctctGTGCAGGCTGTTCTTGAACTACGGAGGCTGGTAGAACTATACTCTGAAGGATGTCCTCGATACTATTTCCGTATATGATTTCTGCGAAACTGAATTGACTGAATAGATGGCCATCCAGCCGCAGGAAAGCATCCAGCACCGATCGCCGGTAGTAGTATCTTTGGTTGTAGCTAAAGGGCTTCTTTGATAATCGTTCATGTCATCACATGAAGATCTTACACTCAGTGATTCTGGCCATCTCAATGACCAAGAACATAAACCTATTGCAGCTGCTGGGTATTCAAGTCAAGAATTACTGACCTCTATGATGTATAGAGTTTATGATTTTTTCTGTATGATACAGTATGGTACACACATATTCTAACAATTGATGCTACCCGTTTCCTGCACGGCCTATCTTTCCACGCGCCATGGGACGATTGCCAGCCCATGTTCCTACTTCTAGGACTACTTTATCGATACTCAACAAAGAAATTTTTGCAGACAAGAAACGATGGTTAGATACGTCCCGAAATAGCGACTGAAGACCCCTATAGAATTGGACGAACTCTCCACCTAGAAGCTAACGACATACTTCTGTTCCAGAGTTGGTAGTAAATCTGACCACCATTCTTCGTATACGGGTGGCTTGATACACTTGAGGCATCTAGAATGTAGAGAGCAAGTGGCGTGATCCAGAGGGTGGTTTGATGATAGTAGAAGTTCTATAAGATATCGTGGCACGCCCATGTTCAGAGGTTTTTACAGTAGGCAAAAGGCGAGATGGTTAGAATATCCCTTTGAAACCTAACTTGGAGATACTGACTGGAGGCAAAAAATGGTTAAGACCTGACAATTCAGTAACGGATTCTGTCAGTTTGCCGACCAGGATAAAAATAGAGTAAATTTGGCCACTGCTTGATGGAGTCAATCATTCCTTGGGATAAGAGATGTACCACATCCAGAAAATGACCTTACTAGTGCCGTGGAAACTCGATGGGGCTTAATCGAGAACAGGAGTTCCTGACCTGGGACTAGTTCGTATCTGCAGCCCATGTGCACTTGGACCTTGAGTCATTTGCACTGAATCATCCGAAGTCACGAAGAGTCATGGTGGCGCTTCTCCATTTCAGGACTAGCTCCAGAGGCCCACTTTCCAGCGGCAAGGTTGAATGACTAAGCTCATATAGCTTTCCTTTCGCAAACTATCTAGTACTCGAAGTCTAGTACTATTTATCCAGACGCCTGGTACGGGTCCGTAGTAGCTTCAGCTCACTGTGCCGTCTTTTTCCTGTGTATATTCTGGCTGCCACTTAGCTTTGAATGAACGACCCTTCACTTGCAGCCGGCAACATGACCAGCACAAGTTCAACCGCCGCCCAGAGGCCAATCTCGAAGGCCGAAAGCTCAAATCCCCGCGAATTCCAGATAAACCAGCTGAGGCGACGTTTTCGTCCAACTGAGAGCACGGATGACGTAGGAACAACGCTGACTTTCGGGATGGCCCCTTCGGACCCGGACTTTCCCTTCGAAATGGACAAGCTGCAATGCGTTTTGCATGTGCCTCTATCATATCCTGGTCGCGAGAGACCCACTTTGAAAGTGACCAATTCCGAAATGGGCAGCGCTTTTCAGGATAATATTGCACGAGGATTTGACGACATTGTCGACAGCACTCTGAGGAGTGGTGGCCGTGCGACTTTGTTAACTTGGATGAATGCGCTAGACCGACACCTTGAGCGTCTACTCACGACTACAGAAAGAGGCCCCACGCTGAAGTTCGTACCAAATGTGGGTAGCAAGCAGAAGCCAGAGAGCCAAGCGATTGTGGAGGGGGTGAAATCTTTGGCCGTGTCTACCCCAGCGAGTACGCAAGACACGAAACCCAAGTCATTACCTGTGCCGGAGGCTCCCTCTCGGATATATACCGCGGAGGAGAAATCGcaggctgagaagaggagagcTGTTGAGACTAAGCAAATTGAAGCTCGTCTTGGAAGACTGCCTTTGTTCCAGAAATCAAAAGATGGGCTTTCATTTGTCATTCCTATCCAGCCTCCCAAACCCGACCGGCTACCGATTTCGATCCGTTCTGTGAAAACAGTCAAGCTATTGGTGCCCCTTCTGTATCCACTGGAACAGAGCTCTGTTGAGCTTCAAGGCGTTGATCGTGCAGAAGCGCGGCCTGTTGAAGTGGGATTTGCGCAGTGGGTTGAAGGAAATTCAAAATTGAACCTGATGTCGCAAATCAATTACCTGACGGCCAATATGCATAACTTCGCTAAAACACCACTTGAAACTCCCCAGGAGCCCGTTTTTGATGCATCACCTGAGCCTTTTACAGGCTCTAAAGCTCCTGAAAATACATCGACGACGACAAGAGGCCCGACGCTAGAAGACAGACCTCACGTCCATGTCGTTCCACGACCTCCAGAATGGACAGTGGGCGAGCGCAGCAGCGAGAGCGAAGGTACGGACATGACCGAGTCCGAAGACGACTTTacaggcgaagatgaagaagatggaggggCCCCAGTGCCAGCGCTCCCGGAAACCACTGTGGAACGTGGTGttgccctttctttccccttcttggAATTATATGGAATTGAACTTTTAGAGCTTGTCGGCCTCTCAATCACTGTCAAATGTGATCGATGCAAGGAGCAGATGGACGTAAAGAACGTCGCTCAGGTCAAGGACAAGGCTGATGCATTATCTCCCAAAGTTGAGTCGTGCAAGAAATGTGCCAACACTATGAGTTTTGGTAAGGTTTATTCGAACAGTACATAATATAGCGGACTGAACTAATCACATTCAACTAGGCTTCCGTCGACAGTTGATACATCCTAATTCAAACCGCGCCGGCTATCTTGACTTGGA encodes:
- a CDS encoding uncharacterized protein (predicted protein) yields the protein MTSTSSTAAQRPISKAESSNPREFQINQLRRRFRPTESTDDVGTTLTFGMAPSDPDFPFEMDKLQCVLHVPLSYPGRERPTLKVTNSEMGSAFQDNIARGFDDIVDSTLRSGGRATLLTWMNALDRHLERLLTTTERGPTLKFVPNVGSKQKPESQAIVEGVKSLAVSTPASTQDTKPKSLPVPEAPSRIYTAEEKSQAEKRRAVETKQIEARLGRLPLFQKSKDGLSFVIPIQPPKPDRLPISIRSVKTVKLLVPLLYPLEQSSVELQGVDRAEARPVEVGFAQWVEGNSKLNLMSQINYLTANMHNFAKTPLETPQEPVFDASPEPFTGSKAPENTSTTTRGPTLEDRPHVHVVPRPPEWTVGERSSESEGTDMTESEDDFTGEDEEDGGAPVPALPETTVERGVALSFPFLELYGIELLELVGLSITVKCDRCKEQMDVKNVAQVKDKADALSPKVESCKKCANTMSFGKVYSNST
- a CDS encoding cytochrome P450 (cytochrome P450) — protein: MASFTLVSAYAAAGLLAIIVLNLLRQLLFRNKTDPPLVFHWIPFLGSTVTYGMDPYAFFFSCRQKYGDIFTFILLGRKITVYLGIQGNEFILNGKLKDVNAEEIYSPLTTPVFGSDIVYDCPNSKLMEQKKFIKFGLTQAALESHVPLIEKEVLDYLKTSPNFKGTSGRVEITDAMAEITIFTAGRALQGEEVRKKLTTEFADLYHDLDRGFTPINFMLPWAPLPRNRKRDAAHARMREIYMDIINERRKNPDRETSDMIWNLMHCTYKNGQPLPDKEIAHMMITLLMAGQHSSSSISSWIMLRLASEPAVMEELYQEQITKLSPDGRTLPPLQYRDLDLLPLHQNLIKETLRLHLSIHSLMRKVKNPMPVPGTPYVVPADHVLLASPGVTALSDEYFPNASRWDPHRWENRVEKEDEEDIVDYGYGTVSKGTSSPYLPFGAGRHRCIGEKFAYVNLGVIVATMARHMKLFNVDGKKGVPATDYSSMFSGPSKPAIIGWERRFPEKS